One segment of Desulfosudis oleivorans Hxd3 DNA contains the following:
- a CDS encoding M48 family metallopeptidase gives MTGIGWIILVLLCVHYGVERLADLLNLRALSRKVPPSFAGWYDPDRHAKSRAYLKNTTGLAMVEASVDLAILLAFWSARGFSFLDRWVSGLGFSPIVSGLVFIGVLVSARAVFSLPFSIYSTFVIEERFGFNRTTWPLFLSDRIKSLFLALLLGAPLLTGLLWFFENLGKTAWLWCWIGFCLVVLVLQVVVPAWILPLFNRFTPLEPGDLKNAVLACARAAGFPVQTVFVMDGSKRSAKSNAFFAGLGRHRRLVLFDTLIDNHPVFEVVAVVAHEIGHYKKRHLQWQTLAAMGQAGVMFFLLSVAVSWPDLFTAFYVSNVSVYGGLVFFSILYGPVAWALGLPVQALSRHHEYQADAFAVNLTGNGPALADALKRLSADNMANLTPHPFYVLLHYSHPPVIDRVQAIEKHEGH, from the coding sequence ATGACCGGAATCGGCTGGATAATTCTTGTGTTGCTGTGTGTGCATTACGGGGTGGAGCGGCTGGCCGATCTTCTCAACCTCAGGGCCCTCTCCCGGAAAGTGCCGCCATCTTTTGCCGGATGGTATGACCCGGACCGTCATGCAAAATCCCGGGCCTACCTGAAAAACACCACCGGCCTGGCCATGGTGGAAGCATCCGTGGATCTGGCAATCCTGCTGGCCTTCTGGTCCGCCCGGGGTTTTAGCTTTCTGGACCGGTGGGTGTCCGGCCTCGGCTTTTCACCAATTGTTTCCGGGCTGGTGTTTATCGGGGTTCTGGTCAGCGCCCGGGCAGTTTTTTCTCTTCCTTTTTCCATCTATTCAACCTTTGTGATAGAGGAGCGGTTCGGGTTCAACCGCACCACCTGGCCACTTTTCCTTAGCGACCGGATCAAGAGCCTGTTTCTGGCCCTTCTGCTGGGCGCGCCCCTGCTGACCGGCCTGCTGTGGTTTTTTGAAAACCTTGGGAAAACGGCCTGGCTCTGGTGCTGGATCGGGTTCTGCCTGGTGGTGCTGGTGCTACAGGTGGTGGTGCCGGCATGGATTCTGCCGCTGTTTAACCGGTTTACCCCCCTTGAACCCGGGGACCTGAAAAACGCCGTGCTGGCCTGTGCCCGGGCCGCGGGCTTTCCCGTTCAAACCGTTTTTGTGATGGATGGATCAAAACGGAGCGCAAAATCCAACGCTTTTTTTGCCGGCCTGGGCCGGCACCGGCGTCTGGTGCTGTTTGACACGCTGATTGACAACCATCCTGTTTTCGAAGTCGTGGCGGTTGTGGCCCATGAAATCGGCCACTACAAAAAGAGACACCTGCAGTGGCAAACCCTTGCGGCCATGGGCCAGGCCGGGGTGATGTTTTTTCTGCTGTCGGTGGCGGTCTCGTGGCCGGATCTTTTTACCGCCTTTTATGTCTCCAATGTGTCGGTGTATGGAGGGCTGGTCTTTTTTTCCATTCTCTATGGTCCGGTAGCCTGGGCCCTGGGCCTGCCGGTCCAGGCGCTGTCCCGGCACCACGAGTACCAGGCCGACGCCTTTGCCGTGAACCTTACCGGTAACGGCCCGGCCCTGGCCGATGCCCTGAAGCGGCTCTCCGCGGACAACATGGCAAACCTCACCCCCCATCCTTTTTACGTGCTGCTGCACTACTCCCATCCACCGGTAATCGATAGAGTACAGGCGATTGAGAAACACGAGGGCCACTAA
- the queC gene encoding 7-cyano-7-deazaguanine synthase QueC has translation MTADSRRAVVLSSGGIDSTTAMAMAVSQGFSVFSLTFDYGQRHRHELSAARAVARHLNAEKHLVLETDFRKIGGSALTADIPVPGTGPVENTIPVTYVPARNTIFLAYALAWAETLDAADIFIGVNAVDYSGYPDCRPEYIEAFARVANLGSKAGVEGRITFAVHTPLIHMTKAEIIRTGAALGVDYSITSSCYDPSPEGLACGLCDSCRIRKKGFVDAGLPDPTRYV, from the coding sequence ATGACGGCAGACAGCAGAAGAGCGGTGGTGCTCTCTTCCGGCGGCATTGACTCCACAACGGCCATGGCCATGGCCGTATCCCAGGGGTTTAGCGTTTTCAGCCTGACCTTTGACTACGGCCAGCGCCACCGGCATGAACTTTCCGCTGCCCGGGCCGTGGCCCGCCACCTGAACGCCGAAAAACACCTGGTCCTTGAAACCGACTTTCGAAAAATCGGGGGGTCGGCCCTTACCGCCGACATTCCGGTGCCCGGTACCGGACCGGTTGAAAACACCATTCCCGTTACCTATGTGCCGGCCCGGAACACCATCTTTCTGGCCTATGCACTGGCATGGGCCGAAACCCTGGACGCGGCGGACATCTTTATCGGGGTCAACGCCGTGGATTACAGCGGCTATCCCGACTGCCGGCCTGAATATATCGAAGCCTTTGCCCGGGTGGCCAATCTCGGGTCAAAGGCCGGGGTGGAAGGACGAATAACATTTGCCGTTCACACCCCCCTGATCCACATGACCAAGGCCGAGATTATCCGCACCGGCGCGGCCCTTGGTGTTGACTATTCCATTACCTCAAGTTGTTACGACCCGTCGCCGGAGGGGCTGGCCTGCGGGTTGTGCGACAGCTGCCGCATTCGAAAAAAAGGGTTTGTTGACGCCGGTCTGCCGGATCCCACCCGGTATGTATAG
- a CDS encoding 7-carboxy-7-deazaguanine synthase QueE codes for MSLHVSELFFSIQGESLDAGLACAFVRLAGCNLCCAYCDTAYARQGGTPMEIPEILDRVARFGCSLVEITGGEPLLQKETPLLIQRLLSVGYRVLLETNGTQNIGLVDKSCIRIVDVKCPSSGESEKNDARNLDRLAAHDQVKFVISDRTDYLFAKKTAGRITAVAPGHILFSTVHGVLDPAQLAHWMLADGLPVRLHLQLHKILWGEARGK; via the coding sequence ATGAGCCTGCACGTCAGCGAACTCTTTTTCAGTATTCAGGGGGAATCCCTGGATGCCGGACTTGCCTGCGCCTTTGTGCGGCTGGCCGGATGCAACCTTTGCTGCGCCTACTGCGATACCGCCTACGCCCGCCAGGGCGGCACCCCCATGGAAATACCGGAAATCCTGGACCGTGTTGCCCGGTTCGGCTGCTCCCTGGTGGAGATCACCGGCGGCGAGCCCCTGCTGCAGAAGGAGACGCCCCTCCTGATTCAGCGCCTGCTGTCCGTCGGCTACCGGGTTCTGCTGGAAACCAACGGCACCCAGAACATTGGCCTGGTGGATAAATCCTGCATTCGCATCGTTGACGTAAAATGCCCGTCCAGCGGCGAAAGTGAAAAGAACGACGCCCGCAACCTGGACCGGCTGGCCGCCCATGACCAGGTCAAATTTGTCATATCAGACCGGACCGATTATCTTTTTGCCAAAAAAACCGCCGGCCGGATCACCGCGGTTGCTCCGGGCCACATTCTGTTTTCAACGGTCCACGGCGTTTTGGATCCGGCGCAGCTTGCCCATTGGATGCTGGCAGACGGTCTGCCGGTGCGGCTTCACCTGCAGCTTCATAAAATTCTCTGGGGGGAGGCGCGGGGAAAATGA
- the secG gene encoding preprotein translocase subunit SecG, translating to MTILITIIHVIVCFALILIVLLQTGKGAGMGATFGGGGSQTLFGSTGGSTFLSKATTGAAVVFMVTCLSLAYVSTHRQPASIMEGEKIPATQPAPEQTLPPDAPAGEPAAD from the coding sequence ATGACCATACTGATTACAATCATTCACGTGATTGTCTGTTTTGCGTTGATCCTGATCGTGCTGCTGCAGACAGGCAAAGGCGCCGGCATGGGCGCCACCTTCGGCGGCGGCGGCAGCCAGACCCTGTTCGGCAGCACCGGGGGCAGTACCTTTTTGAGCAAGGCCACCACCGGCGCGGCCGTTGTATTCATGGTGACCTGCCTCAGCCTGGCCTATGTATCAACGCACAGGCAACCGGCCTCCATCATGGAGGGGGAAAAGATTCCGGCGACCCAGCCGGCACCGGAACAGACGTTGCCACCGGATGCACCGGCCGGTGAACCGGCGGCGGATTAA
- the tpiA gene encoding triose-phosphate isomerase, producing the protein MTARTPLIAGNWKMHKTGDEAGDTAADLARRIAGVTGREVMIAPPFTALAAVKIAIAGSIIGLGGQNLHWESSGAFTGEISGPMLTAAGCTHVIIGHSERRQFFGETDETVNKKIQAARAANLVPVMCIGETEAQREAEQTFSVLDKQIRNGLQGFALQDISDLVLAYEPVWAIGTGKTASREQAQEAHAFIRSVVEKLFGGPAAAAMRILYGGSVKPSNIADLMAMDDIDGALVGGASLEAATFADIVTY; encoded by the coding sequence ATGACCGCTCGAACACCGCTGATCGCGGGAAACTGGAAGATGCACAAGACCGGCGACGAGGCCGGGGATACGGCCGCGGACCTGGCCCGGCGCATTGCCGGTGTTACCGGGCGGGAGGTAATGATCGCCCCGCCCTTTACGGCCCTGGCCGCTGTAAAAATCGCCATTGCCGGCAGTATTATCGGCCTGGGCGGCCAGAACCTCCACTGGGAGTCCAGTGGGGCCTTTACCGGTGAAATTTCCGGCCCCATGCTGACGGCCGCGGGCTGCACCCATGTGATTATCGGCCATTCAGAACGCCGCCAGTTTTTCGGAGAAACCGATGAAACGGTGAACAAAAAAATTCAGGCGGCCCGGGCGGCAAACCTGGTGCCGGTGATGTGCATCGGCGAGACCGAAGCCCAGAGAGAAGCAGAGCAGACCTTTTCTGTACTTGACAAACAGATTCGAAACGGGTTACAAGGGTTTGCTTTACAGGATATAAGCGACCTGGTGCTTGCCTACGAGCCGGTCTGGGCCATCGGCACCGGCAAAACCGCGAGTCGGGAACAGGCCCAGGAAGCCCACGCGTTTATCCGTTCGGTGGTAGAAAAGCTGTTCGGCGGCCCGGCAGCGGCGGCCATGCGCATCCTGTACGGCGGCAGCGTCAAGCCGTCCAACATCGCGGACCTGATGGCCATGGACGACATTGACGGCGCACTGGTAGGCGGCGCCAGCCTGGAGGCGGCCACCTTCGCCGACATTGTAACGTACTAA
- the gap gene encoding type I glyceraldehyde-3-phosphate dehydrogenase, which translates to MTIRLGINGFGRIGRMVFRAAMNHPQVKVVAINDLSDAETIAHLLAFDSVHGRFGHTVKAGENSIIVDGETIPVFAVKDPAKLGWRDVNAGIVAECTGIFRDRDGASKHLEAGARKVIISAPAKEPDITIVMGVNSTSYDPRKHHIISNASCTTNCLAPVAKVIHEKFGIQAGLMTTIHSYTGDQRLLDFPHKDLRRARAAALSMIPTTTGAAKAVALVLPELAGKMTGLAIRVPTPNVSIVDFVATVNASGVTASDVNAALKAASENELAGILGYSDLPLVSSDFNGSALSSIVDALTTDVMGNMVKVLSWYDNETGYSTRMVDLAAMIGESL; encoded by the coding sequence ATGACCATACGGCTGGGAATCAACGGATTTGGAAGAATCGGACGCATGGTGTTCCGGGCGGCCATGAACCACCCCCAGGTCAAGGTGGTGGCCATCAACGACCTGAGCGACGCCGAGACCATCGCCCACCTGCTGGCCTTTGACTCGGTGCACGGCCGGTTCGGCCACACCGTCAAAGCCGGGGAAAACAGCATCATCGTGGACGGGGAGACCATTCCGGTTTTCGCGGTCAAGGACCCGGCCAAGCTGGGCTGGCGGGACGTCAATGCCGGCATCGTGGCCGAGTGCACCGGCATTTTCCGGGACCGGGATGGCGCGTCCAAGCACCTGGAAGCCGGGGCCCGCAAGGTGATCATCTCGGCGCCGGCCAAGGAGCCGGACATCACCATCGTCATGGGGGTCAATTCAACCAGCTACGACCCCAGAAAGCACCATATTATCTCAAACGCCTCCTGCACCACCAACTGCCTGGCGCCGGTGGCCAAGGTGATCCATGAAAAGTTCGGCATTCAGGCCGGGCTGATGACCACCATTCACTCCTACACCGGGGACCAGCGGCTGCTGGACTTTCCCCACAAGGACCTGCGCCGAGCCCGGGCCGCGGCCCTTTCCATGATTCCCACCACCACCGGCGCGGCCAAGGCCGTGGCCCTGGTGCTGCCGGAACTGGCGGGAAAAATGACCGGCCTGGCCATTCGGGTGCCCACGCCCAACGTCTCCATCGTTGACTTTGTGGCCACCGTCAACGCCTCCGGGGTCACGGCATCGGACGTCAACGCGGCCCTGAAAGCCGCGTCGGAAAACGAGCTTGCCGGCATTCTGGGTTACAGCGACCTGCCCCTGGTGTCATCTGACTTCAACGGCTCGGCCCTCTCCTCCATCGTGGACGCGCTCACCACCGACGTGATGGGCAACATGGTGAAGGTGCTCTCCTGGTACGACAACGAGACCGGCTATTCCACCCGCATGGTGGATCTCGCGGCCATGATCGGTGAAAGCCTGTAG
- the rimI gene encoding ribosomal protein S18-alanine N-acetyltransferase, whose translation MANDLPLFYTSGITPADIPAITAIETDCFKDPWSMAAVALELSASHAGGMTARCAATHHIAAYIFFRRVLDEMHILKVATARPWQRRHGAWLLMDEAIRRARKMGLRQVFLEVRASNIAAIKLYEKTGFTVAGRRPGYYYDDNDDAIMMIHNLKEA comes from the coding sequence GTGGCGAATGATCTTCCGCTGTTCTATACCAGCGGTATCACACCGGCCGATATTCCCGCCATCACCGCAATCGAAACCGACTGTTTCAAGGATCCATGGAGTATGGCCGCTGTGGCCCTGGAGTTATCGGCGTCCCACGCCGGCGGAATGACGGCCCGTTGCGCCGCCACCCACCACATTGCCGCGTATATTTTTTTTCGCCGGGTCCTTGACGAGATGCACATCCTCAAGGTGGCCACGGCCCGGCCCTGGCAGCGCCGCCACGGCGCGTGGCTGTTGATGGACGAGGCGATCCGGCGGGCGCGCAAAATGGGCCTGCGCCAGGTGTTTCTGGAGGTGCGGGCGTCCAACATTGCCGCGATAAAACTCTATGAAAAAACGGGATTTACCGTGGCCGGCCGTCGGCCCGGTTACTATTATGACGACAACGATGACGCAATCATGATGATTCACAATTTAAAGGAGGCATGA
- a CDS encoding PTS sugar transporter subunit IIA, translated as MIGILIVTHEKLGDALIEAAQFILGSKPEKLAAVSIDLNENADKLRKKIADGIKTVKGENGVLILTDMFGGSPSNLSYSFLEEGQVEVLSGVNLPILIKAIRIRQDMPLADLILTVEAFGKKSISIASSILKGNKRGE; from the coding sequence ATGATCGGCATACTGATAGTCACCCATGAAAAGCTCGGCGACGCATTGATCGAAGCGGCCCAGTTTATTCTCGGCTCAAAGCCCGAAAAACTCGCGGCGGTCTCCATCGACCTGAACGAAAACGCGGACAAGCTTCGCAAAAAAATCGCCGACGGTATAAAAACGGTCAAAGGGGAAAACGGTGTGCTGATTCTTACCGACATGTTCGGAGGATCCCCGTCAAACCTGAGTTACTCCTTTCTTGAAGAGGGGCAGGTGGAGGTGCTGTCCGGCGTGAATCTGCCAATTCTCATCAAGGCGATACGGATTCGGCAGGACATGCCGCTGGCCGACCTGATCCTTACGGTGGAAGCGTTCGGCAAGAAAAGCATCTCCATTGCCAGCAGCATTTTAAAAGGCAACAAGCGTGGCGAATGA
- the rapZ gene encoding RNase adapter RapZ, producing MRNFIIHILTGLSGSGKSTALDVFEDAGFYCVDNMPVALLPKFLEIPVNTASGISGLAFVMDLREPDFLATYPSVFNDLKAQGYRLTVLFFEAGENVLIQRYSQTRRHHPLAGDKGLVSGIRRERELLEELRASSDTVIDTSTLTIHELKIRLLARIRKSADHMPMRIHVMSFGYKYGIPHDADIIMDVRFLPNPYFVDPLKHKNGTDADVAAHVLNHSTGSAFLEKFLNLIDFLLPLYKNEPKAYLTVAVGCTGGCHRSVAVATAVFNHMKKREERHVEISHRDLKEAGQTT from the coding sequence ATGCGCAACTTCATCATTCACATTCTCACCGGCCTGTCCGGTTCCGGCAAAAGCACGGCCCTGGATGTTTTTGAAGACGCCGGGTTTTACTGCGTTGACAACATGCCGGTGGCCCTGCTGCCGAAATTTCTGGAAATCCCGGTAAACACCGCATCCGGCATATCGGGGCTGGCCTTTGTCATGGACCTGCGGGAGCCCGATTTTCTTGCCACCTACCCTTCTGTTTTCAACGACCTCAAGGCCCAGGGATACCGGCTGACCGTTCTCTTTTTTGAAGCCGGGGAAAATGTCCTGATCCAGCGTTACAGTCAGACCCGGCGGCACCATCCCCTGGCCGGGGACAAGGGGCTGGTTTCCGGTATTCGGCGGGAACGGGAACTTTTGGAGGAGCTGCGCGCGTCGTCGGACACCGTCATCGACACCTCCACGCTGACCATTCACGAGCTGAAAATCCGCCTGCTGGCCAGAATCCGCAAAAGCGCCGACCACATGCCCATGCGGATTCACGTCATGTCCTTCGGCTACAAGTACGGTATACCCCATGACGCGGACATCATCATGGATGTGCGGTTTCTGCCCAACCCCTATTTCGTGGATCCCCTGAAGCATAAAAACGGCACGGATGCCGACGTGGCCGCCCATGTGCTGAATCACTCCACCGGCAGCGCTTTTTTGGAAAAGTTCTTAAACTTGATTGACTTCCTTCTGCCTTTATACAAGAATGAGCCCAAAGCATACCTGACCGTGGCCGTGGGCTGCACCGGCGGATGCCACCGAAGCGTGGCAGTGGCGACCGCTGTGTTCAACCACATGAAAAAACGGGAGGAGCGCCACGTGGAAATATCACACAGAGACCTCAAAGAGGCGGGCCAGACCACATGA
- a CDS encoding PTS sugar transporter subunit IIA — translation MKLLDVLRKEAVLVNLEARDKKGVLEELTVPAAKISGIEHSKLVRMLMERERLGTTGIGGGIGIPHGKLKELGTVILCAGLSRKGVDFDAMDGRPVHIFFLLFTPEGSTELHLMLLSRISKLLKNDIFRQRLADAQDADTVLEIIEEYDEEP, via the coding sequence ATGAAACTTCTGGATGTACTGCGTAAGGAGGCGGTTCTTGTCAACCTGGAGGCCCGGGACAAAAAAGGGGTCTTGGAGGAGTTGACCGTTCCGGCGGCAAAAATTTCAGGCATTGAGCACAGCAAGCTGGTGCGCATGCTCATGGAACGGGAGCGTCTGGGCACCACCGGCATCGGCGGTGGCATCGGCATTCCCCACGGCAAGCTCAAGGAGCTGGGAACCGTGATCCTGTGCGCCGGCCTGAGCCGCAAAGGCGTGGACTTTGACGCAATGGACGGCCGGCCGGTCCACATCTTTTTTCTGCTCTTTACGCCGGAGGGTTCCACCGAGCTGCACCTCATGCTGCTCTCCCGCATCTCCAAGCTGCTGAAAAACGATATTTTCAGGCAGCGGCTGGCCGACGCCCAGGACGCGGATACCGTGCTGGAGATCATCGAGGAGTATGACGAAGAGCCGTGA
- the hpf gene encoding ribosome hibernation-promoting factor, HPF/YfiA family, with amino-acid sequence MQVTVTFKNLEASEHLKQFVSEKLNKFDRLFDSPAKAEVLLSVEKFRNIAEINLTGDKLNIIGKEETEDMYAAIDLVMDKIEKQIKKNKQKIKQHRPATRKAAKREDTDLP; translated from the coding sequence ATGCAGGTAACAGTCACATTCAAGAACCTGGAGGCATCGGAGCACCTGAAACAGTTTGTGTCGGAAAAACTCAACAAGTTCGACCGGCTCTTCGACTCCCCTGCCAAAGCTGAGGTGTTGCTCTCGGTGGAAAAATTTCGCAACATCGCGGAGATCAACCTGACCGGGGACAAGCTCAATATCATCGGCAAGGAAGAAACAGAGGACATGTATGCGGCCATCGACCTGGTCATGGACAAAATCGAAAAACAGATCAAGAAAAACAAACAGAAGATCAAGCAGCACCGGCCGGCCACCCGAAAAGCCGCCAAGCGGGAGGACACGGACCTGCCGTAA
- the rpoN gene encoding RNA polymerase factor sigma-54: protein MALDLRQHLKLSQQLVMTPQLQMAIRLLQLNRLEMVDMIQQELSENPALEEAPETAPEDELSTDDREAEALPERVEAEKEVSIEEKISDQVEWENYLNEYNSYGGVQFESEAREQPQYESFVASHKSLKDHLLWQFLMTLPTGQEEAIASLIVGNVDDDGYLKADVAEIAATANAPIEQVETILAMLQNFDPPGVCARTLAECLLIQARQLGIDTPVIAGILNNHMKHLESKNYKVIARALKTDTEEIVAAVNLIRTLEPRPGRSFKQEDAGYIIPDIYVHKFENDFVIVLNDDDLPRLHISPYYRQAMRGRAAGSKEAKEYLQEKIRSATWLIKSIQQRQKTIYAVMNSILKFQRDFFEKGVAHLRPMILRDVAEDIGMHESTISRVTTNKYAHTPQGIFELKYFFNSAINRTGADSMASVSVQDKIRQIIKNENPKKPFSDDKIADILKAANINIARRTVTKYREAMGILSSTKRKQF from the coding sequence ATGGCCCTTGATCTGCGACAACACCTCAAGCTGAGCCAGCAACTGGTCATGACCCCCCAGCTGCAGATGGCCATTCGGCTGCTGCAGCTCAACCGGCTGGAGATGGTGGACATGATCCAGCAGGAACTGTCCGAAAATCCGGCACTGGAAGAGGCCCCGGAAACAGCGCCCGAAGACGAGCTCTCAACCGATGACAGGGAAGCGGAGGCCCTTCCCGAAAGGGTTGAAGCGGAAAAGGAGGTCTCTATTGAAGAAAAGATCTCCGACCAGGTGGAGTGGGAAAACTACCTCAATGAATACAACTCCTACGGCGGGGTCCAGTTTGAAAGCGAGGCCAGGGAGCAGCCCCAGTATGAATCCTTTGTCGCCTCCCACAAGTCCTTAAAGGACCACCTGCTGTGGCAGTTTCTCATGACCCTGCCCACCGGCCAGGAAGAGGCCATTGCCAGCCTGATCGTCGGCAACGTGGATGACGATGGTTATCTCAAGGCCGATGTGGCGGAGATCGCGGCCACGGCCAACGCGCCCATAGAGCAGGTGGAAACCATTCTGGCCATGCTCCAGAATTTTGACCCGCCCGGCGTATGCGCCCGGACCCTTGCGGAATGCCTGTTGATCCAGGCCCGCCAGCTGGGAATCGACACCCCGGTGATCGCCGGCATCCTGAACAACCACATGAAGCATCTGGAGTCCAAAAATTACAAGGTCATTGCCAGGGCACTGAAAACCGACACGGAAGAGATCGTGGCCGCGGTCAACCTGATCCGGACCTTAGAGCCCCGGCCCGGCAGAAGCTTCAAGCAGGAGGACGCCGGGTACATCATTCCCGATATTTATGTTCACAAATTCGAAAACGATTTTGTCATTGTTTTAAACGACGACGACCTGCCGCGACTGCACATCAGCCCCTACTACCGGCAGGCGATGCGGGGCCGGGCCGCCGGATCAAAAGAGGCCAAAGAGTACCTGCAGGAAAAAATCCGGTCCGCCACCTGGCTGATCAAAAGCATTCAGCAGCGGCAGAAGACCATCTACGCGGTCATGAACAGCATCCTCAAGTTTCAGCGTGATTTTTTTGAAAAGGGGGTGGCCCACCTCAGGCCCATGATCCTGCGGGATGTGGCCGAAGACATCGGCATGCACGAATCCACCATCAGCCGGGTCACCACCAACAAATACGCCCACACACCCCAGGGCATCTTTGAATTGAAATACTTTTTCAACAGCGCCATCAACCGGACCGGCGCCGACAGCATGGCGTCGGTCAGCGTACAGGACAAAATTCGGCAGATCATAAAAAACGAAAACCCCAAAAAGCCCTTCAGCGACGACAAGATCGCTGACATACTCAAAGCGGCCAACATCAACATCGCACGGCGCACGGTGACAAAATACCGGGAAGCCATGGGCATCCTGTCATCCACCAAGCGCAAACAATTTTAA
- the lptB gene encoding LPS export ABC transporter ATP-binding protein, producing the protein MAVLYLRELVKHYSGRPVVNAVSLELESGQVAGLLGPNGAGKTTTFYMTVGMIRPDSGAIAVDSDDITGDPMHIRARKGIGYLPQESSVFKKLTVEQNIRAVLEYLGLPVAQQVERTHTLLEELGIERLSGQRAGLLSGGERRRLEICRVLATNPAFVLLDEPFAGIDPLAVADIQSIIQHLTDRGLGVLVSDHNVRETLGVCDKAYILNNGQIIEAGTPQVIAESKTAKSIYLGEGFRL; encoded by the coding sequence ATGGCGGTACTCTATTTACGGGAACTGGTGAAACATTACAGCGGACGGCCCGTGGTGAACGCGGTGAGCCTGGAGCTGGAAAGCGGACAGGTGGCCGGCCTGCTGGGGCCCAACGGCGCCGGCAAAACCACCACGTTCTATATGACCGTGGGCATGATCCGTCCCGACAGCGGCGCCATCGCCGTGGACAGCGACGATATAACCGGCGATCCCATGCACATTCGGGCGCGCAAGGGCATCGGCTACCTGCCCCAGGAGTCGTCGGTCTTTAAAAAACTGACGGTGGAACAGAACATTCGGGCCGTTCTTGAATACCTGGGCCTGCCCGTGGCGCAGCAGGTGGAACGGACCCATACCCTGCTGGAAGAGCTGGGCATTGAGCGCCTGTCCGGGCAGCGGGCCGGCCTGCTCTCCGGCGGAGAGCGGCGCCGCCTGGAGATCTGCCGGGTCCTGGCCACCAACCCCGCTTTTGTGTTGCTGGACGAGCCGTTTGCCGGCATTGATCCGCTGGCCGTGGCCGATATTCAGTCCATCATTCAGCACCTCACCGACCGGGGCCTGGGCGTCCTGGTGTCGGACCACAACGTGCGGGAAACCCTGGGGGTCTGCGACAAAGCCTATATTCTCAACAACGGGCAGATCATTGAGGCCGGCACGCCGCAGGTGATCGCGGAGAGCAAAACCGCGAAAAGCATCTATCTGGGAGAGGGGTTCAGGTTATAG
- a CDS encoding LptA/OstA family protein, with translation MKIQTGLLTICFLVFPALFASADTPPPPQDDAKAIHISADRLVSESRADYAEFTGNVRAVGEKFDIQADTLQVFYSPAPDTQAPGTANRLDTGTGKTVREIIATGNVTILFDDKVAKTDQAVYSRESGRVVLMGPGSTVTGKSGRISGDTITLHTETESVTVISGGETRVQAVIHPDGSKNDDQTEK, from the coding sequence ATGAAAATACAAACCGGACTGCTGACAATCTGTTTTCTGGTTTTTCCGGCGCTCTTCGCGTCGGCCGACACACCACCCCCCCCGCAGGACGACGCAAAGGCCATTCATATCTCTGCGGACCGGCTGGTCTCTGAAAGCCGGGCCGACTATGCCGAGTTTACCGGCAATGTCCGCGCCGTGGGCGAAAAATTTGACATTCAGGCCGACACCCTTCAGGTTTTTTACAGCCCGGCCCCGGACACTCAGGCGCCCGGAACCGCCAACCGGCTTGACACCGGTACCGGCAAAACCGTCAGGGAGATCATCGCCACGGGCAATGTCACCATTCTGTTTGACGACAAAGTTGCAAAAACAGACCAGGCCGTCTATTCACGGGAATCGGGCCGGGTGGTACTCATGGGGCCCGGCTCCACGGTCACGGGCAAAAGCGGCCGCATTTCCGGAGACACCATCACCCTGCACACGGAAACCGAAAGCGTCACCGTTATCAGCGGCGGGGAAACAAGGGTTCAGGCGGTGATCCACCCGGACGGATCCAAAAACGACGACCAGACGGAAAAATAA